A stretch of the Ciona intestinalis unplaced genomic scaffold, KH HT000111.2, whole genome shotgun sequence genome encodes the following:
- the LOC100180925 gene encoding uncharacterized protein LOC100180925 — translation MSSSEEEVFVTKCVKRKRRRMCSKDEIGKSVNLYSHRVAPTLYKSKQTALQIFQEEQKASHPTEHITPTTVSDDSSDLSDDDVIAIERSPEKAIEPRCLTPPPVQQTPEINGRKGNKMQKKGLKLLENVKSMLHEARHAQLDLDSSIDNNNSIVEYDDTNSYIVVRIRLHDVIHKYPVNRVSF, via the exons ATGAGTTCTAGTGAGGAAGaagtttttgttacaaaatgcGTGAAACGCAAACGTCGAAGAATGTGTAGCAAAGATGAAATTGGGAAATCAGTCAATCTTTATTCACATAGAGTAGCACCAACACTTTATAAAAGCAAACAAACTGCATTGCAAATATTTCAAG AAGAACAAAAGGCATCCCATCCGACAGAGCACATAACTCCCACCACTGTTAGTGATGATAGCAGTGATTTATCTGATGATGATGTAATTGCCATTGAAAG ATCTCCTGAGAAAGCTATTGAACCCCGTTGTCTCACCCCTCCCCCTGTTCAACAGACGCCAGAAATAAATGGAAGGAAAGGAAACAAAATGCAGAAGAAGGGACTAAAACTTCTCGA gaATGTCAAATCCATGCTCCATGAAGCAAGACATGCCCAGTTGGACTTGGATTCATCAATTGATAACAACAACAGTATTGTTGAATATGATGATACCAattcatatatagtagtgaGGATCAGATTGCATGACGTTATCCATAAGTATCCTGTTAATCgagtaagtttttaa